In the genome of Bacillus thuringiensis, the window CACGAATTTGTTCTGCTGTATGAATTGGATAATTTTCAAATAACAGTAATCCAATATAACCTGAAATAATACCAGTTATAATAATACATAAGAATCTTAGCATTATTTTCATTAAAAAATGATATAAGATAATCCACAATAAAGTCTGGTAGCAATCCAAAGTTTAACACAGAAGCCATTGCAAGGATAGCATAAACAAGCGATATCTTTCCTATTATAATTCTCATGTTACTCTCTCATGGTTTAGTCAACTTCACTTGTTACGATAATAACTAAAAAGCATGTGACTTATCATAAATTATAATCTGCCCTCATTATAGCTTGTTTTTTATAAAACGCTTACTTTTGTTGAATTTTAAAAGTTCTGAATAAAAGTCCATTCCTGCTATTTGTATCACTTGTATGTCATCTGACTTATATAACAGTTTTTCTAAATAATCATTATTTCGTATTTTTATCGTATATATTCAAACCATTCTAATTTTCTGTATCATCCAAGTATAAATATAAAATAATAACAGTTTTATTTTTAAATTTTTTTAGACATAAAAAAATGGTAACCTATCGTTACCATTTTTTACAAAATTATTATTTTTCTACTGGGAATGATTTCAAATCTGTCGCTATTTCTGTATTAGAAAACAACTCTCTTGCCTCTTTCAATAATTCCTTATATGTATCTCCTTGATAGCGAGAACTAATGTGAGTTAAGATTAATCGCTTCGCATTTGCCTGAAGTGCAATGCTCGCAGCTTGCTTAGATGTGGAATGAAAATAATCATGCGCTTGTTGCTCATCTTCTGCTGCGAAAGTCGCTTCATGGACAAGTACATCTGCATCTTGCGCAAGCTCCCTACTCGCTTCGCAATATCGCGTATCACCTAAGATAGTAATAATTCTTCCTTTTTGAGGTGGGCCGATAAACTCATTTCCATTTAATATCGTGCCATCCTCTAATTCAACTACTTCTCCATCCTTTAAACGTTTAAAGATTGGACCTGGTTTCACACCCATCTCAAGCAACTTATCAACTAAAAGAGCACCTTGTATATCTTTCTCTACAATACGATATCCAAAACATTCTATACCGTGTGACAATCTTTTCGTTTCTACATAAAATTCATTATCTTCAAATACGGTACCTTCTTCTGTTATCTCCACAACTTCAAGTGGATATTTCACATGTGTCGTACTTACCGATAATGCCACTTCAATAAATTGTTTAATTCCTTTCGGTCCATACACCGTTAAAGGCGTAGTTCCTCCTTGAAATGAACGGCTACCTAATAAACCAGGCAATCCAAAAATATGATCGCCATGTAAATGCGTAATAAATATTTTTTCAATGCG includes:
- the rnz gene encoding ribonuclease Z, producing the protein MEFVFLGTGAGVPSKGRNVSAIALQLLEERGQTWLFDCGEATQHQILHTSVRPRRIEKIFITHLHGDHIFGLPGLLGSRSFQGGTTPLTVYGPKGIKQFIEVALSVSTTHVKYPLEVVEITEEGTVFEDNEFYVETKRLSHGIECFGYRIVEKDIQGALLVDKLLEMGVKPGPIFKRLKDGEVVELEDGTILNGNEFIGPPQKGRIITILGDTRYCEASRELAQDADVLVHEATFAAEDEQQAHDYFHSTSKQAASIALQANAKRLILTHISSRYQGDTYKELLKEARELFSNTEIATDLKSFPVEK